From the genome of Setaria viridis chromosome 1, Setaria_viridis_v4.0, whole genome shotgun sequence:
CGAGAGCCTAAAGGATCAAAAGCTTGTACTTGGTGATGAGGAGCTCGAGGATCACCAGTTGATCACTGATATTGCCAAGAAGGATGATGCAGTGCTTCACATGTTTGTCCGTGAGCCAGCAAAGGTGCGAACACAGAAGATTGATAAGGAAACTGTGCTTACAGTTGTTACCCCAGGAGACGAAGGAAACATACACATAGATGCCTTGAACAATACAGAACATGGACATGCTCCAGTTGAGCCAATTATCGTTAATAGAAGTGTAAAGCTTTCTCCTGCCATTATGCAAATGATTAGCGCAACGATTGCTGGTCTGGAAAATGGATACTTTCCTGTCATGTCAGCAGAAGGTTCAGGGGGAGTCTACTTTATGAAGGACCAGTCAGGTGAAAGTAATATTGCAGTGTTCAAGCCTATAGATGAAGAACCTATGGCGGAGAACAACCCCAGGGGCCTTCCTTTGTCAGTGGATGGTGAGGGGTTGAAAAGAGGCACACGAGTTGGGGAAGGCGCACTAAGGGAGGTAGCAGCATATGTTCTGGACCACCCAAATGATGAGTGCAGATCCGAGGATGGTACTGGATTTTCTGGCGTACCTCCCACTGCATTGGTTCGTTTTTTCCATATGAGGAAGGAGCTTAAAATTGGATCATTGCAGATCTTTGTGGAGAATCAGGGAAGTTGTGAGGATATGGGCCCTCAAGCTTTTCCTGTCAAGGAGGTCCAGAAAATTGCTGTGTTAGATATTAGGTTAGCGAATGCTGATCGTCATGCAGGGAACATACTAGTGTGCCAAGATGGAGATCACGTGCAGTTGGTTCCAATTGACCATGGATACTGCTTCCCAGAGAAGGTATGTGTTTTTACTGTTTAGCTCACTTGAATTGCCAAACCATACTTTTTAGCACAGGAACTATAAAGTTTTAGCATTATCTTCATTTATTGATATCTTATTCGCTAAATGTTTTGTTTCTGTAAGGAGTCAGCATATAAATTGTTTTTAACACACTATTTGTTTCACACCTGAATACTACACTGATTCTCTTCCTACTTTATTGATTCTGCTGTGCATTCTTTCCAAGTCAATGTCACTTCCAAGAAATTGTTAGCTGAGGAATATTGTTATTTTCTAGTTGGTTCTTTTCATGTTAACATGgtttaattaaataaatttatATTGCCTTTTTCCTTTGTAGTTTGAAGATTGCACGTTTGAGTGGCTCTACTGGCCCCAAGCACGCCAGCCCTTCGGTGCCGAAACCCTAGCATACATCAAATTGCTTGATGCCGGCAAAGACATTGCGCTGCTCAAATTCCATGGGTGGGAGCTGTCTTCTCAGTGTGCTCGTGTTCTTCATGTGAGCACCATGCTCCTGAAGAAGGGTGCAGAGAGGGGCCTCACGCCTTACGACATTGGCAGCATCATGTGCAGGGAAATGGTGAATAAAGAATCTGAAATTGAGGCCCTGATTGAGGAAGCAGAGGACTCTATCCTTCCAGAGACCAGCGACAAAACCTTCTTG
Proteins encoded in this window:
- the LOC117866528 gene encoding phosphatidylinositol 4-kinase gamma 4 — encoded protein: MSAAGVTTLSPLEDQLTLVPQCLFAAQPLDSILIFLAVPGMPLVPMRVLDSESVASVKLRIQRFRGFVATKQRLVFGGHDLTRNNSRVRDYGLADGNVLHLVVRLDEFRAITIETANGKKFKFQVESGHKVGYLKNKIAAETGEEIESLKDQKLVLGDEELEDHQLITDIAKKDDAVLHMFVREPAKVRTQKIDKETVLTVVTPGDEGNIHIDALNNTEHGHAPVEPIIVNRSVKLSPAIMQMISATIAGLENGYFPVMSAEGSGGVYFMKDQSGESNIAVFKPIDEEPMAENNPRGLPLSVDGEGLKRGTRVGEGALREVAAYVLDHPNDECRSEDGTGFSGVPPTALVRFFHMRKELKIGSLQIFVENQGSCEDMGPQAFPVKEVQKIAVLDIRLANADRHAGNILVCQDGDHVQLVPIDHGYCFPEKFEDCTFEWLYWPQARQPFGAETLAYIKLLDAGKDIALLKFHGWELSSQCARVLHVSTMLLKKGAERGLTPYDIGSIMCREMVNKESEIEALIEEAEDSILPETSDKTFLETVSEIMDRHLDNLL